In Populus nigra chromosome 1, ddPopNigr1.1, whole genome shotgun sequence, one genomic interval encodes:
- the LOC133671667 gene encoding MAR-binding filament-like protein 1-1 isoform X3 codes for MKETNEIEEATLMAPGEDQKEELAIQRYTPPNPFLSLLNGLGIFGTGVLGALYALAQKEKKATDKTVESMISKLKEKEATIESLEKNFESKLLNEQEEQMKQRKKAKEEQQFLLSQLNSANSIIAGLGQELKNEKRIIEELRVQAEGLETNLSKAGEDKKALEQLLKEKLSMIEALQDKISLLSSEIKDKEYNAQNLSSSLAEKELELKNLNYTHEQTNGELAKACSEIKGLKDELLKNKKELEMRNSVVDELNSKISSLIVERDESSRQLNTIQEEYNDLKSSSEKKAALDATLLREREYELHVLKEKLEVALNEASGNQARIEDLTRERNDLRRMLDDEVSNAKNLTDELHITQEALEKLREEASDLSEQLEHSQNQCTELQAEVSRILAEFAEVTETLQKSVEKAKQSGELLASELTAMKEQLRKTKEELQVMSQDLEMVTENRDSLQKELVDAYKKAEVAANELKAEKNIVSSLNKELQNLEKQMLKDKESRKSLETDLEDATKSLDEMNRNALILSGELETANSRISSLEDEKQVLYKSLTEQKNAAKEAQENMEDAHNIVVRLGKEREGLDKKGKKLEEELASAKGEILRLRSKINSSNTAVNEQERQKTEAENLRSRSKTTNSSSTVVNEEKSEGTEAEEKVTVNAKKSGRTRRRRASSE; via the exons ATGAAGGAAACGAATGAGATAG AAGAAGCTACACTCATGGCACCAGGGGAGGACCAAAAAGAAGAG CTAGCAATTCAAAGATACACACCGCCAAATCCCTTTTTGTCTCTCCTGAATGGCCTCGGCATATTTGGTACTGGTGTGCTTGGTGCGCTCTATGCATTGGCtcagaaggaaaagaaagctACTGATAAAACAGTAGAATCT ATGATATCTAAactgaaagaaaaggaagctaCCATTGAATCCTTGGAGAAAAACTTTGAATCAAAGCTATTAAATGAACAGGAAGAACAGATGAAGCAACGGAAGAAGGCAAAGGAAGAACAACAGTTTTTATTGAGCCAGCTAAACTCGGCAAACAGTATAATCGCAGGGTTAGGACAGGAgctaaaaaatgagaaaagaataattgaggaGCTTAGAGTTCAAGCAGAGGGTCTAGAAACCAACCTCTCAAAAGCTGGGGAAGATAAAAAAGCTCTTGAACAACTGTTGAAGGAAAAACTCAGCATGATTGAAGCCTTACAAGATAAGATCAGCTTGCTTAGTTCGGAGATCAAGGACAAGGAATATAATGCTCAAAATCTCAGCTCTTCACTTGCTGAAAAGGAATTGGAGCTAAAGAACTTGAATTACACGCATGAGCAAACAAATGGTGAACTAGCGAAAGCATGCTCAGAGATCAAAGGATTGAAAGATGAACTACTGAAAAACAAGAAGGAACTAGAAATGAGGAATTCTGTGGtggatgaattaaattcaaAGATCAGTTCTTTAATTGTTGAGAGAGATGAATCTAGTAGGCAGCTTAATACTATTCAGGAGGAGTACAATGATCTGAAATCGTCCTCTGAAAAGAAGGCTGCCCTGGATGCTACactattgagagagagagaatatgaGCTTCACGTGCTGAAGGAGAAGCTTGAGGTTGCTTTGAATGAAGCAAGTGGTAACCAAGCAAGGATTGAGGACTTGACTCGGGAAAGGAATGATTTGAGAAGAATGCTTGATGATGAAGTGAGCAATGCCAAGAATCTAACAGATGAGCTCCATATCACCCAGGAAGCCCTTGAGAAGTTGAGAGAGGAGGCCTCTGATCTGTCAGAACAGCTCGAGCATTCACAAAACCAGTGCACTGAGCTTCAGGCTGAGGTCTCAAGGATTCTGGCTGAGTTTGCTGAAGTTACAGAAACCCTGCAGAAGAGTGTTGAGAAGGCAAAACAAAGTGGTGAGTTGTTAGCCAGTGAGCTTACAGCAATGAAGGAACAATTGAGGAAAACTAAAGAGGAGCTGCAAGTTATGTCACAAGATCTGGAAATGGTGACTGAAAATCGTGATAGCTTACAAAAGGAGTTGGTAGATGCGTACAAGAAAGCAGAAGTCGCAGCCAATGAATTAAAAGCAGAGAAGAATATAGTTTCTTCTTTGAATAAAGAATTGCagaacttggagaagcaaatgttGAAGGACAAGGAGTCAAGAAAATCACTTGAAACAGATCTAGAAGATGCCACTAAATCCCTTGATGAGATGAACCGAAATGCTTTGATACTTTCTGGAGAGCTGGAGACGGCTAATTCTCGGATTTCTAGCCTTGAAGACGAGAAGCAGGTGCTTTACAAATCCCTAACTGAGCAGAAGAATGCAGCCAAAGAGGCCCAAGAGAATATGGAAGATGCTCATAACATTGTGGTGAGGCTAGGGAAGGAAAGGGAGGGTTTGGacaaaaagggaaagaaacttGAAGAAGAATTGGCATCTGCTAAGGGTGAAATATTGCGATTAAGGAGtaaaataaattcttcaaaCACTGCTGTAAATGAACAGGAGAGACAGAAAACCGAAGCTGAAAACTTGCGATCAAGGAGTAAAACAACAAATTCATCGAGCACTGTTGTAAATGAAGAGAAGTCAGAGGGAACTGAAGCTGAAGAGAAGGTCACAGTGAATGCAAAGAAAAGTGGTAGAACTAGAAGGAGAAGGGCTAGTTCGGAATGA
- the LOC133671667 gene encoding MAR-binding filament-like protein 1-1 isoform X1, with protein sequence MTMSFSMGSSYFLHSHFPSSTTSSSSSSQPVSFHVKNNSNNNEMTGRRRVVSACMGQEDPKDIVFRKKRAVLFLGISVLPFLHLRARALEGLVTKRRNLGGEERRNWRETRGTENGETMKETNEIEEATLMAPGEDQKEELAIQRYTPPNPFLSLLNGLGIFGTGVLGALYALAQKEKKATDKTVESMISKLKEKEATIESLEKNFESKLLNEQEEQMKQRKKAKEEQQFLLSQLNSANSIIAGLGQELKNEKRIIEELRVQAEGLETNLSKAGEDKKALEQLLKEKLSMIEALQDKISLLSSEIKDKEYNAQNLSSSLAEKELELKNLNYTHEQTNGELAKACSEIKGLKDELLKNKKELEMRNSVVDELNSKISSLIVERDESSRQLNTIQEEYNDLKSSSEKKAALDATLLREREYELHVLKEKLEVALNEASGNQARIEDLTRERNDLRRMLDDEVSNAKNLTDELHITQEALEKLREEASDLSEQLEHSQNQCTELQAEVSRILAEFAEVTETLQKSVEKAKQSGELLASELTAMKEQLRKTKEELQVMSQDLEMVTENRDSLQKELVDAYKKAEVAANELKAEKNIVSSLNKELQNLEKQMLKDKESRKSLETDLEDATKSLDEMNRNALILSGELETANSRISSLEDEKQVLYKSLTEQKNAAKEAQENMEDAHNIVVRLGKEREGLDKKGKKLEEELASAKGEILRLRSKINSSNTAVNEQERQKTEAENLRSRSKTTNSSSTVVNEEKSEGTEAEEKVTVNAKKSGRTRRRRASSE encoded by the exons ATGACCATGAGCTTCTCAATGGGAAGCTCTTATTTTTTACACTCTCACTTTCCTTCCTCcactacttcttcttcttcttcttcccaacCTGTTTCCTTTCATGTGAAGAACAACAGCAATAATAATGAAATGACCGGGAGGAGGAGAGTGGTTTCTGCTTGTATGGGTCAAGAGGATCCAAAGGACATTGTTTTCAGAAAGAAGAGAGCTGTTCTGTTTTTGGGTATTTCAGTTCTTCCTTTCTTGCACCTCAGGGCCAGAGCTCTTGAAGGTCTTGTTACAA AAAGAAGAAATTTGggaggagaggagagaagaaaCTGGAGAGAAACTAGAGGAACAGAAAATGGGGAAACCATGAAGGAAACGAATGAGATAG AAGAAGCTACACTCATGGCACCAGGGGAGGACCAAAAAGAAGAG CTAGCAATTCAAAGATACACACCGCCAAATCCCTTTTTGTCTCTCCTGAATGGCCTCGGCATATTTGGTACTGGTGTGCTTGGTGCGCTCTATGCATTGGCtcagaaggaaaagaaagctACTGATAAAACAGTAGAATCT ATGATATCTAAactgaaagaaaaggaagctaCCATTGAATCCTTGGAGAAAAACTTTGAATCAAAGCTATTAAATGAACAGGAAGAACAGATGAAGCAACGGAAGAAGGCAAAGGAAGAACAACAGTTTTTATTGAGCCAGCTAAACTCGGCAAACAGTATAATCGCAGGGTTAGGACAGGAgctaaaaaatgagaaaagaataattgaggaGCTTAGAGTTCAAGCAGAGGGTCTAGAAACCAACCTCTCAAAAGCTGGGGAAGATAAAAAAGCTCTTGAACAACTGTTGAAGGAAAAACTCAGCATGATTGAAGCCTTACAAGATAAGATCAGCTTGCTTAGTTCGGAGATCAAGGACAAGGAATATAATGCTCAAAATCTCAGCTCTTCACTTGCTGAAAAGGAATTGGAGCTAAAGAACTTGAATTACACGCATGAGCAAACAAATGGTGAACTAGCGAAAGCATGCTCAGAGATCAAAGGATTGAAAGATGAACTACTGAAAAACAAGAAGGAACTAGAAATGAGGAATTCTGTGGtggatgaattaaattcaaAGATCAGTTCTTTAATTGTTGAGAGAGATGAATCTAGTAGGCAGCTTAATACTATTCAGGAGGAGTACAATGATCTGAAATCGTCCTCTGAAAAGAAGGCTGCCCTGGATGCTACactattgagagagagagaatatgaGCTTCACGTGCTGAAGGAGAAGCTTGAGGTTGCTTTGAATGAAGCAAGTGGTAACCAAGCAAGGATTGAGGACTTGACTCGGGAAAGGAATGATTTGAGAAGAATGCTTGATGATGAAGTGAGCAATGCCAAGAATCTAACAGATGAGCTCCATATCACCCAGGAAGCCCTTGAGAAGTTGAGAGAGGAGGCCTCTGATCTGTCAGAACAGCTCGAGCATTCACAAAACCAGTGCACTGAGCTTCAGGCTGAGGTCTCAAGGATTCTGGCTGAGTTTGCTGAAGTTACAGAAACCCTGCAGAAGAGTGTTGAGAAGGCAAAACAAAGTGGTGAGTTGTTAGCCAGTGAGCTTACAGCAATGAAGGAACAATTGAGGAAAACTAAAGAGGAGCTGCAAGTTATGTCACAAGATCTGGAAATGGTGACTGAAAATCGTGATAGCTTACAAAAGGAGTTGGTAGATGCGTACAAGAAAGCAGAAGTCGCAGCCAATGAATTAAAAGCAGAGAAGAATATAGTTTCTTCTTTGAATAAAGAATTGCagaacttggagaagcaaatgttGAAGGACAAGGAGTCAAGAAAATCACTTGAAACAGATCTAGAAGATGCCACTAAATCCCTTGATGAGATGAACCGAAATGCTTTGATACTTTCTGGAGAGCTGGAGACGGCTAATTCTCGGATTTCTAGCCTTGAAGACGAGAAGCAGGTGCTTTACAAATCCCTAACTGAGCAGAAGAATGCAGCCAAAGAGGCCCAAGAGAATATGGAAGATGCTCATAACATTGTGGTGAGGCTAGGGAAGGAAAGGGAGGGTTTGGacaaaaagggaaagaaacttGAAGAAGAATTGGCATCTGCTAAGGGTGAAATATTGCGATTAAGGAGtaaaataaattcttcaaaCACTGCTGTAAATGAACAGGAGAGACAGAAAACCGAAGCTGAAAACTTGCGATCAAGGAGTAAAACAACAAATTCATCGAGCACTGTTGTAAATGAAGAGAAGTCAGAGGGAACTGAAGCTGAAGAGAAGGTCACAGTGAATGCAAAGAAAAGTGGTAGAACTAGAAGGAGAAGGGCTAGTTCGGAATGA
- the LOC133673286 gene encoding FCS-Like Zinc finger 10, producing the protein MADSDTETNSQPDTFSLRHLRSSFFNIPGFFVGCGYRGSQDFDSVRSPQSPLDFSFFTNLSNPFSNRSPRLPCQNVQKKWDCNKVGLGIVHLLVDETKPTGEVLDSDKRKTIIFAPQVKTFSSVKSNSLPRNYTISLSRTKTSSPRLGKSDGAFGSEGVLLETKPFESSSVIGLATSKPNLSSQKFYSENRTTSTRSFPLEICDCSQTNKSLVIKPNSLPITVGSGQGYVGSLSAREIELSEDYTCIISHGPNPKTTHVFGDYILECHSNELSNFDKTENPGIKLPQEAKHPKHPTPFPPDEFLSFCYSCKKKLEKAEDIYMYRGEKVFCSFDCHSEETFAERETEKTCNKSSKSSPGSSYHEDVFLMVMPIAE; encoded by the exons ATGGCGGATTCTGATACAGAGACTAATTCTCAACCCGATACATTCAGTctgagacatttaaggagctCATTTTTCAATATTCCTGGTTTCTTTGTAGGGTGTGGTTATAGAGGTTCACAAGATTTTGACTCAGTCAGGAGTCCGCAATCTCCACTTGATTTCAGTTTTTTCACAAATCTTAGCAACCCATTTAGCAATAGGTCCCCCAGATTGCCTTGCCAAAATGTCCAAAAGAAATGGGACTGCAACAAAGTAGGTCTTGGCATAGTACATTTACTTGTTGATGAAACCAAACCTACCGGTGAAGTTCTTGATTCAGATAAGAGAAAGACTATAATTTTTGCACCACAAGTGAAGACCTTTTCTTCTGTGAAATCCAATTCTTTACCGAGAAACTACACAATTTCACTATCCAGAACCAAGACTTCCAGTCCCCGACTAGGTAAATCAGATGGTGCCTTTGGGAGTGAGGGAGTGCTATTAGAAACTAAACCGTTTGAAAGCTCTTCTGTAATTGGCTTAGCAACTTCCAAACCCAACTTGAGTTCCCAAAAATTCTATTCAGAGAATAGAACTACTAGCACAAGAAGTTTCCCGCTGGAAATCTGTGATTgttcacaaacaaacaaatcttTGGTGATCAAACCGAATTCACTTCCCATAACTGTTGGCTCTGGACAAGGATATGTAGGTTCTCTGTCTGCACGTGAGATTGAGCTATCTGAGGATTATACCTGTATAATTTCCCATGGTCCAAACCCTAAAACAACTCATGTTTTTGGTGACTATATTTTGGAATGTCACTCAAATGAGTTGTCCAATTTTGACAAAACAGAAAATCCGGGGATCAAATTGCCTCAAGAAGCTAAGCACCCAAAGCATCCAACCCCTTTTCCACCGGATGAGTTTTTGAGCTTCTGTTactcttgcaaaaaaaaattggagaagGCAGAAGACATTTATATGTACAG AGGTGAGAAAGTATTTTGCAGTTTTGATTGCCACTCTGAAGAAACTTTTGCTGAGCGGGAAACAGAGAAAACTTGCAACAAATCCTCCAAAAGCTCTCCCGGGTCAAGCTACCATGAAGATGTTTTCCTTATGGTTATGCCTATAGCTGAATAA
- the LOC133671667 gene encoding MAR-binding filament-like protein 1-1 isoform X2, with protein MTMSFSMGSSYFLHSHFPSSTTSSSSSSQPVSFHVKNNSNNNEMTGRRRVVSACMGQEDPKDIVFRKKRAVLFLGISVLPFLHLRARALEGLVTKEATLMAPGEDQKEELAIQRYTPPNPFLSLLNGLGIFGTGVLGALYALAQKEKKATDKTVESMISKLKEKEATIESLEKNFESKLLNEQEEQMKQRKKAKEEQQFLLSQLNSANSIIAGLGQELKNEKRIIEELRVQAEGLETNLSKAGEDKKALEQLLKEKLSMIEALQDKISLLSSEIKDKEYNAQNLSSSLAEKELELKNLNYTHEQTNGELAKACSEIKGLKDELLKNKKELEMRNSVVDELNSKISSLIVERDESSRQLNTIQEEYNDLKSSSEKKAALDATLLREREYELHVLKEKLEVALNEASGNQARIEDLTRERNDLRRMLDDEVSNAKNLTDELHITQEALEKLREEASDLSEQLEHSQNQCTELQAEVSRILAEFAEVTETLQKSVEKAKQSGELLASELTAMKEQLRKTKEELQVMSQDLEMVTENRDSLQKELVDAYKKAEVAANELKAEKNIVSSLNKELQNLEKQMLKDKESRKSLETDLEDATKSLDEMNRNALILSGELETANSRISSLEDEKQVLYKSLTEQKNAAKEAQENMEDAHNIVVRLGKEREGLDKKGKKLEEELASAKGEILRLRSKINSSNTAVNEQERQKTEAENLRSRSKTTNSSSTVVNEEKSEGTEAEEKVTVNAKKSGRTRRRRASSE; from the exons ATGACCATGAGCTTCTCAATGGGAAGCTCTTATTTTTTACACTCTCACTTTCCTTCCTCcactacttcttcttcttcttcttcccaacCTGTTTCCTTTCATGTGAAGAACAACAGCAATAATAATGAAATGACCGGGAGGAGGAGAGTGGTTTCTGCTTGTATGGGTCAAGAGGATCCAAAGGACATTGTTTTCAGAAAGAAGAGAGCTGTTCTGTTTTTGGGTATTTCAGTTCTTCCTTTCTTGCACCTCAGGGCCAGAGCTCTTGAAGGTCTTGTTACAA AAGAAGCTACACTCATGGCACCAGGGGAGGACCAAAAAGAAGAG CTAGCAATTCAAAGATACACACCGCCAAATCCCTTTTTGTCTCTCCTGAATGGCCTCGGCATATTTGGTACTGGTGTGCTTGGTGCGCTCTATGCATTGGCtcagaaggaaaagaaagctACTGATAAAACAGTAGAATCT ATGATATCTAAactgaaagaaaaggaagctaCCATTGAATCCTTGGAGAAAAACTTTGAATCAAAGCTATTAAATGAACAGGAAGAACAGATGAAGCAACGGAAGAAGGCAAAGGAAGAACAACAGTTTTTATTGAGCCAGCTAAACTCGGCAAACAGTATAATCGCAGGGTTAGGACAGGAgctaaaaaatgagaaaagaataattgaggaGCTTAGAGTTCAAGCAGAGGGTCTAGAAACCAACCTCTCAAAAGCTGGGGAAGATAAAAAAGCTCTTGAACAACTGTTGAAGGAAAAACTCAGCATGATTGAAGCCTTACAAGATAAGATCAGCTTGCTTAGTTCGGAGATCAAGGACAAGGAATATAATGCTCAAAATCTCAGCTCTTCACTTGCTGAAAAGGAATTGGAGCTAAAGAACTTGAATTACACGCATGAGCAAACAAATGGTGAACTAGCGAAAGCATGCTCAGAGATCAAAGGATTGAAAGATGAACTACTGAAAAACAAGAAGGAACTAGAAATGAGGAATTCTGTGGtggatgaattaaattcaaAGATCAGTTCTTTAATTGTTGAGAGAGATGAATCTAGTAGGCAGCTTAATACTATTCAGGAGGAGTACAATGATCTGAAATCGTCCTCTGAAAAGAAGGCTGCCCTGGATGCTACactattgagagagagagaatatgaGCTTCACGTGCTGAAGGAGAAGCTTGAGGTTGCTTTGAATGAAGCAAGTGGTAACCAAGCAAGGATTGAGGACTTGACTCGGGAAAGGAATGATTTGAGAAGAATGCTTGATGATGAAGTGAGCAATGCCAAGAATCTAACAGATGAGCTCCATATCACCCAGGAAGCCCTTGAGAAGTTGAGAGAGGAGGCCTCTGATCTGTCAGAACAGCTCGAGCATTCACAAAACCAGTGCACTGAGCTTCAGGCTGAGGTCTCAAGGATTCTGGCTGAGTTTGCTGAAGTTACAGAAACCCTGCAGAAGAGTGTTGAGAAGGCAAAACAAAGTGGTGAGTTGTTAGCCAGTGAGCTTACAGCAATGAAGGAACAATTGAGGAAAACTAAAGAGGAGCTGCAAGTTATGTCACAAGATCTGGAAATGGTGACTGAAAATCGTGATAGCTTACAAAAGGAGTTGGTAGATGCGTACAAGAAAGCAGAAGTCGCAGCCAATGAATTAAAAGCAGAGAAGAATATAGTTTCTTCTTTGAATAAAGAATTGCagaacttggagaagcaaatgttGAAGGACAAGGAGTCAAGAAAATCACTTGAAACAGATCTAGAAGATGCCACTAAATCCCTTGATGAGATGAACCGAAATGCTTTGATACTTTCTGGAGAGCTGGAGACGGCTAATTCTCGGATTTCTAGCCTTGAAGACGAGAAGCAGGTGCTTTACAAATCCCTAACTGAGCAGAAGAATGCAGCCAAAGAGGCCCAAGAGAATATGGAAGATGCTCATAACATTGTGGTGAGGCTAGGGAAGGAAAGGGAGGGTTTGGacaaaaagggaaagaaacttGAAGAAGAATTGGCATCTGCTAAGGGTGAAATATTGCGATTAAGGAGtaaaataaattcttcaaaCACTGCTGTAAATGAACAGGAGAGACAGAAAACCGAAGCTGAAAACTTGCGATCAAGGAGTAAAACAACAAATTCATCGAGCACTGTTGTAAATGAAGAGAAGTCAGAGGGAACTGAAGCTGAAGAGAAGGTCACAGTGAATGCAAAGAAAAGTGGTAGAACTAGAAGGAGAAGGGCTAGTTCGGAATGA
- the LOC133671702 gene encoding uncharacterized protein LOC133671702: MFYGAEVWDPWLIAAQIVCLQCLYYLTLGFFLSFLVGTRVSRLTLVYFFDFATITTSTVTGRCVIASLLPSSFAGARYMLYLIERSKKCLDFSATLFIIHLFICIIYGGWPSSITWWVVNGTGFAVMALLGKYLCSKRELREIPISRYRSNV, encoded by the exons ATGTTCTATGGTGCAGAGGTATGGGATCCATGGCTAATAGCAGCCCAAATCGTATGCCTTCAGTGCCTTTACTACCTCACTCTtggtttctttttatcttttcttgttGGCACTCGCGTCTCTCGCTTGACTCTCGTTTATTTCTTTGATTTCGCCACTATCACTACCTCTACTGTCACCGGTCGCTGTGTCATTGCCTCCCTTCTCCCTTCCTCCTTTGCTGG aGCTAGGTATATGCTGTATTTGATAGAGAGGTCAAAGAAGTGCTTAGATTTTTCAGCCACCCTCTTTATCATCCATTTGTTTATATGCATCATATATGGAGGCTGGCCTTCCTCGATAACATGGTGGGTCGTTAATGGTACTGGGTTTGCTGTGATGGCCTTGCTTGGTAAATATTTGTGTAGCAAGCGTGAACTCCGAGAGATTCCCATTTCGCGATATCGATCCA ATGTTTGA